Proteins found in one Plasmodium relictum strain SGS1 genome assembly, chromosome: 13 genomic segment:
- a CDS encoding dynein-associated protein, putative, which yields MRDYLVKYDKYLKYDVSIIVENEEEKNKNLKDEKNTKDKNIVRVIEEIRKNLKSNVPYKNDSKNIFFNDPIYHFFPSKSTKIKNVESISYVSRVANKEDTLICIKKIYEVIANMYAENFVIKEDFLNDLLNIFMELCRQVSVMCFQRGFILKQLFNYNVMLLNQYHKLVKSSLTFNIKKQIKQNEILNNLGNEIEIKRNAINSLKMKIISTEEMIESETINAKKELSEVNIVYQNKIDKLKKNNQRKKDEFTRILQL from the exons ATGAGGGATTACTTAGttaaatatgataaatatttaaagtaTGATGTCTCTATAATTGTAGAAAATgaggaagaaaaaaataaaaatttaaaggatgaaaaaaatacaaaagataaaaatattgtaaGAGTTATTGAAGAAATAAGAAAGAATTTAAAATCCAATGTACCATATAAAAACgatagtaaaaatattttcttcaatgatcctatttatcattttttccCTAGCAAAagtacaaaaataaaaaatgtagagAGTATCTCCTATGTTTCTAGAGTTGCAAATAAAGAAGATACATTAATatgcattaaaaaaatttatgaggTTATTGCTAATATGTATGCAGAAAATTTTGTAATAAAAGaagattttttaaatgatctattaaatatttttatggaATTATGCAGACag gttTCAGTTATGTGCTTCCAAAGAGGATTCATTTTAAAACAATTGTTCAATTATAATGTTATGTTGCTAAATCAATATCATAAATTAGTCaa ATCATCTTTAACatttaatataaagaaacaaataaaacagaacgaaatattaaataatttaggtaatgaaatagaaataaaaagaaatgcAATTAATTcattgaaaatgaaaataataagtaCCGAAGAAATGATTGAAAGTGAAACCATAAATGCAAAAAAGGAACTATCTGAA gtAAATATAGtatatcaaaataaaatagacaAGTTGAAAAAGAATAATCAAAGAAAAAAGGATGAATTTACAAGAATATTacagttataa
- a CDS encoding 40S ribosomal protein S25, putative, whose protein sequence is MPPKERKTKEQIAAAAAASGRTKKKKWGKGKNKEKLNHAVFIDKSLYSKILDCKNMKVITPSTISEKYKVNLSVARAVIKHLAEKNLINEVCTQSHSQKLYTKVA, encoded by the exons a tgccacctaaagaaagaaaaacgAAAGAACAAATTGCAGCTGCAGCAGCAGCATCAGGAAGAACTAAAAAAAAG aAATGGGGAAAAGGaaagaataaagaaaaattaaatcacGCCGTTTTTATCGATAAAAGCTTATATTCTAAAATATTAGATTGCAAAAATATGAAAGTGATTACTCCATCAACTATatcagaaaaatataaagttaatTTAAGTGTAGCTAGAGCAGTTATTAAACATTTAGCAGAAAAAAACTTAATTAATGAAGTTTGTACACAGAGTCATAGCCAGAAATTATATACTAAAGTTGCTtaa
- a CDS encoding mannose-1-phosphate guanyltransferase, putative encodes MNALILVGGFGTRLRPLTLTTPKPLIDFCNKPILEHQIFNLTKCGITEIILAIAFKPTDIINFIKELETKYKVKISYSIEEEPLGTGGPIKLAENYLNKYDDFFVFNSDIICSFPLKEMMTFHKQNNSQLTILVKEVENPKSYGVVITEDKKITKFEEKPVVPKSSLINAGIYILNKNILNLIPKKHTSLEKEIFPKLADEGILYFYKLNKFWADIGRPLDFLRGQELYLKDLEEKKNLHDYLCICYNIKEETELKNCNKKNLYITFENAEELNKFIENKDNFFNDFLLHTKIEGNVLISSKTEIKKNCVLGDNVVLGDNVTVGEGCRIKNSCVMSNSTINSYSYIEKSIIGSKSHVGKWSRIEGLSVLGEGVILKSEISLNNTFILPFKEVNDSIYEKGAIIM; translated from the exons atgaatGCATTAATATTAGTAGGAGGATTTGGTACACGTTTAAGGCCGTTAACCTTAACAACACCAAAACCTTTAATTGATTTTTGCAATAAACCAATTTTAGAACATCAGATTTTTAACTTAACAAAATGTGGAATTACAGAAATAATTTTAGCAATTGCTTTTAAGCCCAcagatataataaattttataaaagaactAGAAACAAAATATAAGGTTAAAATTTCTTACTCGATTGAAGAAGAACCATTGGGAACTGGAGGGCCTATAAAACTTGctgaaaattatttaaataaatatgatgatttttttgttttcaatTCAGATATTATTTGTTCATTTCCACTTAAAGAGATGATGACTTTTCATAAACAAAATAACTCGCAGTTGACAATatta gtaAAAGAAGTTGAGAATCCTAAGTCATATGGTGTTGTAATAACTgaggataaaaaaattacaaaatttGAAGAAAAACCAGTAGTTCCTAAATCAAGTTTGATAAATGCaggaatttatatattaaacaaaaacattttaaatcTAATTCCTAAAAAACATACTTCATtggaaaaagaaatatttccAAAGCTAGCAGATGAGGGTATCTTATACTTTtacaaattaaataaattttggGCAGATATTGGTAGACCTTTAGATTTCTTAAGAGGTCaagaattatatttaaaagatttagaagaaaaaaaaaatttacacgATTATTTGTGTATATgctataatataaaagaagaaactgaattaaaaaactgtaacaaaaaaaatttatatataactttTGAAAATGctgaagaattaaataaatttattgaaaacaaagataattttttcaaCGACTTTTTACTTCATACAAAAATTGAAGGAAATGTATTAATATCATCCAAAAcagaaattaaaaagaattgtGTACTGGGAGATAATGTCGTATTAGGTGATAATGTGACAGTAGGAGAAGGTTGTcgaataaaaaattcttgTGTTATGAGTAACTCTACAATCAATTCCTACTCATATATTGAAAAATCTATAATTGGATCAAAGTCTCATGTAGGCAAATGGTCACGTATTGAAGGATTAAGTGTTTTGGGAGAAGgtgttattttaaaatcaGAAATTTCTTTGAACAATACTTTTATTCTTCCATTTAAAGAGGTTAATGATtctatatatgaaaaaggtgcaataataatgtaa
- the PANK gene encoding pantothenate kinase, putative has protein sequence MNYFNNSESNNKGIKVINDNISNNSNCRSLKEKENENMKKCNSLKEFLKSNRKNIYEYINFNNDINNTCSMDIGGTLIKIVYSNDRCVYDENESTYNKNLQIKIGINKYIFFKFFKIHELEEAMNFLLKNDLIKNKIILTGGGSHKYYYTIIEKIILHKIIKEITFSNSKLYISKKYYCEKSSTLHVEVYLNNYDNEKNIFNKKILNGIKCESVKIYLSKSNKDKIGNIEIENYKQKKNNEHNDYLNDIKKDVKNNLEKEYSKNNFHSIYNDNNVRSNNNYIILNKTDNINDSDNNSEHIIFNGEPILECSRRDEMKCIVNGIHVLFNVKNSMVRYDFLFKTEVSVKIKPPLHPFIIANIGSGVSILKSEDFGNYKRIGGTAIGGGTFMGLAQMIFGKITFDELIKIAEKGISELDLKVNNLWEDTPDSSLSEQALGSIFGYISHIYKKNKSCKSNEFNQHIAKSLVLLVSHNIGNFLYLFAKIHNVRRIFCSGKYISNYEYIMKSLSNGVYYHYLNYHSKISKSGNLVNEKVMENIFTATYEKEENILKNLHYSNKHLNTCLSCDCDKNKNVNDNYLPEVLFLKHDGYLGAIGCFFS, from the exons atgaattattttaataattcagaAAGCAATAATAAAGGAATAAAAGtaattaatgataatatttcaaataaCTCAAATTGTAGATCTTTGAAGGAGaaggaaaatgaaaatatgaaGAAATGTAATagtttaaaagaatttttgaaaagtaatagaaaaaatatatatgaatacataaattttaataacgATATTAATAACACTTGCTCAATGGATATAGGAGgaacattaataaaaatagtttatTCAAATGATAGATGTGTatatgatgaaaatgaaagtacttacaataaaaatttacaaataaaaattgggataaataaatatatattttttaaattcttcaAGATTCATGAACTAGAAGAAGCAATGAActttttacttaaaaatgacttaattaaaaataaaataatattaacagGTGGAGGGTCccataaatattattatactataatagaaaaaataatacttcataaaataattaaggAAATAACATTTTCTAATAGtaagttatatatatcaaaaaaatattactgtGAAAAATCCTCAACATTACATGTAGaagtttatttaaataattatgataatgaaaaaaatatatttaacaaGAAAATTCTTAATGGAATAAAATGTGAATcagttaaaatatatttatctaaatcaaataaagataaaataggCAATATAGaaattgaaaattataaacaaaaaaaaaataatgagcATAATGACTACTTgaatgatattaaaaaagatgtaaaaaataatttagaaaaggAGTATTCTAAGAATAATTTTCATAGCatttataatgataataatgtaagaagtaataataattatattattcttaataaaactgataatattaatgatagTGATAACAATAGTGAACATATAATCTTTAATGGAGAACCTATTTTAGAGTGCTCTAGAAGAGATGAAATGAAATGTATTGTAAATGGAATTCACGTTTTATTTAATGTAAAGAATTCAATGGTAAGatatgattttttatttaaaactgAAGTTTCAGTAAAAATTAAACCTCCTTTGCATCCTTTTATAATTGCAAATATAGGATCAGGAGTTTCTATTTTAAAATCAGAGGATTTCggaaattataaaagaataGGAGGAACAGCAATTGGTGGAGGAACATTTATGGGATTAGCACAAATGATATTTGGAAAAATTACTTTTGatgaattaataaagataGCTGAAAAAGGAATATCGGAATTAGACTTAAAAGTCAATAATTTATGGGAAGATACACCTGATAGTAGTTTAAGTGAGCAAGCTTTGGGAAGTATTTTTGGATATATCAGTCatatttataagaaaaacaaaagttGCAAAAGCAATGAATTTAATCAGCATATAGCTAAAAGTTTAGTTTTATTGGTTTCACATAATATTGgaaactttttatatttatttgccAAAATTCATAATGTACGAag AATTTTTTGCTCTGGTAAATATATAAGtaattatgaatatattatGAAGTCATTATCAAATGGTGTGTATTATCACTACCTTAATTATCATTCCAAAATAAGCAAGTCAGGTAATTTAGTAAATGAAAAAGTTatggaaaatatatttacagctacatatgaaaaagaagaaaatatattaaaaaatttgcaTTATTCTAATAAGCATCTAAATACTTGTCTTTCTTGTGATTGT gataaaaataaaaatgtgaaTGACAATTATTTGCCTGAGGTTTTATTCCTTAAACATGATGGTTATTTAGGCGCTATTGGatgttttttttcataa
- the P113 gene encoding surface protein P113, putative: MKIIFFCFNILLAIFISSINCLVYIDVIKFGEENSLNCSVGHLYILHCEVQCMNEQSQVIHKNCLEEIEKKCSGSKCLYYFDYKNKKKNSLSLRNKNSIEIDECVDSNINEVKTSTTCLIGTSFLLEELYVQYSFFIKNKNNDPVVCKNGIINVKSATLHSPFCEIKLKDISSHIRKKCDGKKECIINPFELPESVQSEDNSCYINNSYVSLSVVCNREIEDGNEREEEEVEVEGEEEEVEVEGEEEEGEGKGEEREEGEGEGEDEKEKEKEKENEDDSNEVEQKNKNEDESECEDENEKANKEFLLYLNNKKVMKAYFNIKCNLVKKKNNLSIKIKKEFSKKNIIFKKLADAIYGIIDKKYESSDIQDLLEDKYNENKRSANHSLYFDFLVDTLKIKDSNSSNLNTIKLKLLYHLKLNLRKLEKVESKINELRKKYIYVCNEAESYALKIVDEDSDDILNYGVFPHNNGMISSEIFFKYTPDFSSLNFEEMDEKKKLSEEELRELKELEKLEIEEKKIKIKELRNKILQRLKALYIGKNETFDTQARCIKAYCYKNQLNLKNLKVILKDNYYSSKKNMGNVLVNIVHHLNTVGDNKNAWSSMRIINKLKVLLYQGYKLVKEKEIEINKEKEKYAILYDIARSNNLDGIFIEKEKIINKNLDLITPEDKQDDEVFGSQSSTFEFLNKIDESSEEKEAKEDGNDSIKDKEKDETDGEDKENETDEKGNEEMIEDEKEDKEEIIEDGKEDKEEIIEDGKEDIEESETDEDNEEIIEDEKEDIEESETDEKDNEEFIEDEKEDIEESKTDEDNEEIIEDEKEDNEEIIEDEKEDNEEMSEEEKEDNEEMAEDEIEDIEESETDEENNEEIIEDEKEDKKENETDEKDNEEFIEDEKEDIEESKTDEKDNEEIIEDEKKDKKENEIDEKGNEEMIEDEKEKKENETGEKDNEEMIEDEKED, from the exons atgaaaattatttttttttgttttaatattttattggcaatttttatatcttctaTAAATTGCCTTGTATACATTGATGTAATTAAATTTGGAGAAGAAAATTCTttgaa TTGCTCAGTTGGGCATTTGTACATCTTACACTGTGAAGTACAATGCATGAATGAACAAAGTCAagttatacataaaaattgcTTAGAGgagatagaaaaaaaatgttctGGTAGCAAATgcttatattattttgattataaaaataaaaaaaaaaattctctgTCTttgagaaataaaaatagtatagAAATTGATGAATGCGTAGATTCCAATATAAACGAAGTGAAAACGTCAACTACGTGCTTAATAGgtacttcatttttattagagGAACTTTATGTtcaatattctttttttataaaaaataaaaataatgatccAGTTGTATGTAAAAACGGTATCATAAATGTAAAAAGTGCTACTCTACATTCCCCTTTTTGTGAAATAAAACTAAAAGATATTTCTAGCCATATACGAAAAAAATGTGATGGCAAAAAAGAATGTATTATAAACCCATTTGAATTACCAGAATCGGTACAAAGTGAAGATAACTCTTGTTATATCAACAATTCTTACGTTTCATTGAGTGTAGTATGCAACAGAGAAATAGAAGATGGAAATGAAagagaagaagaagaagtgGAAGTAGAAggagaagaagaagaagtgGAAGTAGAAggagaagaagaagaaggaGAAGGAAAAGGAGAAGAAAGAGAAGAAGGAGAAGGAGAAGGAGAAGATgaaaaagagaaagaaaaagaaaaagagaatGAAGATGATTCAAATGAAGTTGaacagaaaaataaaaatgaagacgAAAGTGAATGTGAAGATGAAAATGAGAAAGctaataaagaatttttattatatttaaataacaaaaaagtaatgaaagcatattttaatattaaatgtaatttggtgaagaaaaaaaacaatttatcaattaaaataaagaaggAATTCtcaaaaaagaatattatttttaaaaaactaGCAGATGCTATTTATGGTATTAtcgataaaaaatatgaatctTCTGATATTCAAGATTTATTGGAAGATAAATACAACgaaaataaaagaagtgCAAATCACTCACTTTATTTTGATTTCCTTGTTGATACtcttaaaataaaagacTCCAATAGTTCTAATTTAAATACTATAAAACTGAAGCTTTTATACCACTTGAAATTAAATTTGCGTAAACTAGAAAAAGTAGAAAGCAAAATTAATGAACTAAGGAAAAAGTACATTTATGTATGTAATGAAGCAGAATCGTATGCACTAAAAATAGTTGATGAAGATTCAgatgatatattaaattatggAGTTTTTCCTCATAATAATGGTATGATTTCTTCtgaaattttctttaaatatactCCTGATTTCAGTTCATTGAATTTTGAAGAAAtggatgaaaaaaaaaaattaagtgaaGAAGAATTGAGAGAGTTAAAAGAGttagaaaaattagaaatagaagaaaaaaaaattaaaataaaggaattaagaaataaaatattacaaaGGTTAAAAGCATTATACATAGGAAAAAATGAAACTTTTGATACTCAAGCAAGATGTATTAAAGCATATTGCTATAAAAATCAATTAAAtcttaaaaatttgaaaGTTATCTTAAAAgataattattattcttcaaaaaaaaatatgggTAATGTACTTGTAAATATTGTTCACCATTTGAATACAGTTggagataataaaaatgcatGGAGTAGTATGAGAATAATAAATAAGCTTAAGGTATTGTTATATCAAGGTTATAAACTAgtaaaggaaaaagaaatagaaattaataaagaaaaagaaaagtatGCCATACTATATGATATAGCACGAAGTAATAATTTAGATGGcatttttattgaaaaagaaaaaataattaataaaaatcttGATTTGATTACACCAGAAGATAAACAAGATGATGAAGTTTTTGGAAGCCAATCAAGTACTTTTGAATtcttaaataaaatagatgaaTCCtctgaagaaaaagaagcaAAGGAGGATGGAAATGACTCAATAAAAGACaaagaaaaagatgaaaCAGATGGagaagataaagaaaatgaaaccGATGAAAAAGGTAATGAAGAAATGATTgaagatgaaaaagaagataagGAAGAAATTATTGAAGATGGAAAAGAAGATAAGGAAGAAATTATTGAAGATGGAAAAGAAGATATTGAAGAAAGTGAAACAGATGAagataatgaagaaataattgAAGAcgaaaaagaagatattgaAGAAAGTGAAACCGATGAAAAAGATAATGAAGAATTTATTGAAGAcgaaaaagaagatattgaAGAAAGTAAAACAGATGAagataatgaagaaataattgAAGAcgaaaaagaagataatgaagaaattattgaagatgaaaaagaagataatgaagaaatgagtgaagaagaaaaagaagataatgAAGAAATGGCTGAAGATGAAATAGAAGATATTGAAGAAAGTGAAAcagatgaagaaaataatgaagaaattatTGAAGATGAAAAGGAAGAtaagaaagaaaatgaaaccgatgaaaaagataatgaagaatttattgaagatgaaaaagaagatattgaAGAAAGTAAAACCGATGAAAAagataatgaagaaattattgaagatgaaaaaaaagataagaaagaaaatgaaatcgATGAAAAAGGTAATGAAGAAATGATTgaagatgaaaaagaaaagaaagaaaatgaaaccggtgaaaaagataatgaagaaatgattgaagatgaaaaagaagattAG